From the Bacteroidales bacterium genome, the window ATTTTGGTCCGTGGGAGCAGATATTCTACGGCGAGTTTGACGGTAAGCGAAAGAAAAGGGTGTTGGTTAAAATTATTGGGGAATAATGGGTTGAACACAGAAGTAACGGGTTTATACAGATTTTTGTTGAATAAGCATAGAGACGCCATATTATGACGTCTCTACAATACATTAACTTTCAGTTATTTAATTGTTAATTGAATTAAATGCCGTTCAGAAAGTCAATCGCATTTTGCAAAGCCGTTTTTGCAACGCTATCTTGTTCATTTTTAAGAGCTCCGCGCAAGTCGGGTAAATAGTATGTAAATTCTGAATTTGCTATATACTGAGCTGCACGTGCGCGCACTAATGGCGATTGGTCATAAACCAATCCTTGCACCCACCTTTTTGCATCCCACGAGATATTTTTTTCGAGCCAGTCAAGTGCCGCAATTTTCTCTTCGGGAGTACCGTAAAGAAAGGTTCTGAAATATTTTGACTCCTGTTTCAACATATCTACAGAGAACAGGATTTCATCTGTGTGTATATCAGGTCGTACTGCATTTTCTGAATATTCTACAAACTCTTTGTTAAGTGTCCAGCGTACCATTCGCGGAATTAGCCAACGCATACCCGGTGTGGCTTCTGGATGTGCAATGGTAGAAAAAACACGTCCTTTTCCAAGCTCATTTCCAATGAAAAATGGTTTATTGTTGGTCATATCCTTTGGTGCGTTTCCTTGTTCATGCACGTCGCTTTCCATTATTGCGAAGGTCTGATATGTCATAGTATCATTGTCGGCTTCGACGAAAACAGGTCCTTCGTAGTAATAGACAAAAGCAGTATCGAGATTTGCAATTTCTATAAAAATAGCTTTCCCTGCGTCTGTAAGGGTGAATTTTGCTAATCCGTGTCCGCGATTATCATGCTCAACATCAATGGCTTTTGCACCGTTAATTGCCATGCACGAATATTCGGGAGTATTAGAAAAAAGATAGGCTCCTGCACAAATCCCTACAGCACCACCACCTGAGCTGACAAAATCCCTTATTTTTGTCATATTTACATGACCAAGATTTAGATAT encodes:
- a CDS encoding biofilm PGA synthesis protein PgaB; protein product: MRKLIFRISSVAVLITFLQFFVGCAGQQQQVESEVKIKVGIFFGHGGSETCKWETMEAIKIDKEMVPYFITSADIASGCLDTLDAIIVPGGGGSRQYLNLGHVNMTKIRDFVSSGGGAVGICAGAYLFSNTPEYSCMAINGAKAIDVEHDNRGHGLAKFTLTDAGKAIFIEIANLDTAFVYYYEGPVFVEADNDTMTYQTFAIMESDVHEQGNAPKDMTNNKPFFIGNELGKGRVFSTIAHPEATPGMRWLIPRMVRWTLNKEFVEYSENAVRPDIHTDEILFSVDMLKQESKYFRTFLYGTPEEKIAALDWLEKNISWDAKRWVQGLVYDQSPLVRARAAQYIANSEFTYYLPDLRGALKNEQDSVAKTALQNAIDFLNGI